A part of Terriglobus roseus genomic DNA contains:
- the glyA gene encoding serine hydroxymethyltransferase: protein MPIDFEAPLALSDPEIAEQIALEAVRQHDGLEMIASENFVSRAVLETAGTVFTNKYAEGYPGKRYYGGCENADVVENIARERAKQIFGADHANVQPHSGSQANAAAYMTLINPGDTVLGLDLAHGGHLTHGHKLNFSGKLYRIVGYQVRKDTETVDYDELEALAKKEQPKVIVGGGSAYPRQWDFERMRAIADSVGAYLMIDMAHFAGLVAGGAHPSPVPHAHVVTTTTHKTLRGPRAGMVLCKQEFAQALDRSVFPGQQGGPLMHIVAAKAVAFKEALQPEFKTYAAQTVANAKALAEALAGEGYRIVSGGTDTHLLLVDVFAKDILGSEAEAALGKAGITVNKNAIPYDTNPPLKPSGVRFGTPALTTRGMKEAEMRQIAKWIGEALENRNDDAKLAQLHGQVSELAENFPLYGWLRQPASLAEPEAAFAS from the coding sequence ATGCCTATCGATTTTGAGGCTCCTCTAGCCCTGTCCGATCCAGAGATTGCAGAACAGATTGCCCTGGAGGCAGTGCGCCAGCACGACGGATTGGAGATGATCGCGTCGGAGAACTTCGTCTCTCGCGCTGTGCTTGAGACCGCAGGAACGGTCTTCACCAACAAGTACGCCGAAGGCTATCCCGGCAAGCGTTATTACGGTGGCTGCGAAAACGCAGACGTGGTGGAGAACATCGCCCGCGAGCGCGCCAAGCAGATCTTCGGCGCAGACCACGCGAACGTACAGCCGCACTCCGGCTCGCAGGCCAATGCCGCCGCATACATGACGCTCATCAACCCGGGCGACACCGTCCTCGGCCTCGATCTCGCACACGGCGGCCATCTCACCCACGGCCACAAGCTCAACTTCAGCGGCAAGCTGTACCGCATCGTGGGCTATCAGGTCCGTAAGGACACTGAGACCGTCGATTACGACGAGCTCGAAGCGCTCGCCAAGAAGGAACAGCCCAAGGTCATCGTGGGCGGCGGTTCGGCATATCCCCGCCAGTGGGACTTTGAGCGCATGCGCGCCATTGCCGACTCGGTCGGTGCTTACTTGATGATCGACATGGCACACTTCGCCGGTCTGGTTGCAGGCGGAGCGCACCCGTCGCCCGTACCGCACGCACACGTCGTCACCACCACCACGCACAAGACCCTCCGCGGACCCCGTGCAGGCATGGTTCTCTGCAAGCAGGAGTTTGCGCAGGCTCTCGATCGTTCCGTCTTCCCCGGCCAGCAGGGCGGACCGCTGATGCACATCGTCGCTGCCAAGGCTGTCGCGTTCAAAGAAGCTCTGCAGCCTGAGTTCAAGACCTACGCCGCGCAGACCGTCGCAAATGCCAAGGCACTTGCAGAGGCACTGGCCGGCGAAGGCTACCGCATCGTTTCTGGTGGCACGGATACGCACTTGCTGCTGGTCGACGTCTTCGCCAAGGACATCCTCGGTTCTGAGGCAGAAGCAGCGCTCGGCAAGGCAGGCATCACCGTTAACAAGAACGCCATCCCGTACGACACCAACCCGCCGCTCAAGCCCTCCGGCGTTCGCTTCGGCACACCCGCGCTCACCACCCGCGGCATGAAGGAAGCGGAAATGCGCCAGATCGCTAAGTGGATCGGCGAAGCTCTGGAGAACCGGAACGACGACGCGAAGCTCGCACAGCTTCACGGTCAGGTCAGCGAACTGGCAGAGAACTTCCCGCTCTACGGCTGGCTGCGTCAGCCTGCAAGCCTGGCAGAGCCGGAAGCAGCATTCGCAAGCTAA
- the hpnI gene encoding bacteriohopanetetrol glucosamine biosynthesis glycosyltransferase HpnI, translated as MTVAEAITLVTTLLTLAGLAFLMIALLAARSFRREPVSAPPGVLPTVSILKPIKGWDPGRYDAFASHCTQNYGGRYELLLGLSDPDDEDVLAEIEKLRAAHPQAIIRTVPCGQRLGTNGKVSTLLQMVPHTLGEVLIINDADIVVSSEYLTRIIADLSQPNTGMVTAPYLGRTATKPTLWARLESLGISTDFLPGVLTARLLDRGVRFGLGSTLALKRETLDRIGGFEPLLDMLADDYELGVRVHKAGMRVVLSPEVVSTAVPQYTFQNFWEHQLRWARGVRDARRLGYLGLCLSYALPWALANVIASGFALPSFTLLSLVLLARVAVALSMGAGILRDGQIFRDLWLLPLRDCFGLLLWAWSYAGEDVLWRGERFRLKQGKLIRE; from the coding sequence GTGACCGTTGCAGAAGCTATCACCCTCGTCACCACGCTACTCACGCTGGCCGGCCTTGCGTTCCTGATGATCGCCCTCCTTGCGGCACGGTCGTTCCGTCGCGAACCTGTATCCGCGCCCCCGGGGGTACTTCCCACCGTCAGCATCCTGAAGCCCATCAAGGGATGGGACCCCGGCCGTTACGACGCCTTCGCCAGCCACTGCACGCAGAATTACGGTGGCCGCTACGAGCTTCTGCTCGGCCTCTCTGACCCGGACGATGAAGACGTCTTAGCCGAAATCGAAAAGCTGCGCGCCGCCCATCCGCAGGCAATCATCCGCACCGTTCCCTGCGGCCAGCGTCTTGGTACCAATGGCAAAGTAAGCACGTTGCTGCAAATGGTGCCGCACACGCTGGGCGAAGTCCTGATCATTAACGACGCAGACATCGTCGTATCCAGCGAATATCTCACCCGCATCATCGCCGATCTCTCCCAGCCCAACACCGGCATGGTTACCGCGCCCTACCTCGGACGCACCGCAACCAAGCCAACCCTCTGGGCGCGTCTCGAATCGCTGGGCATCAGCACAGACTTCCTGCCCGGCGTACTCACAGCGCGGCTGTTAGATCGCGGCGTACGCTTCGGCCTCGGCAGCACATTGGCACTCAAACGCGAAACGCTCGACCGCATCGGCGGCTTCGAACCACTGCTGGACATGCTGGCAGACGACTACGAACTGGGTGTTCGCGTCCACAAGGCAGGCATGCGTGTCGTGCTGTCGCCAGAGGTGGTCAGCACCGCGGTTCCGCAGTACACCTTCCAAAACTTCTGGGAGCACCAACTGCGCTGGGCACGCGGCGTCCGCGACGCCCGCAGGCTCGGCTACCTTGGCCTCTGCCTTAGCTACGCACTGCCCTGGGCGCTGGCAAACGTCATCGCCAGCGGCTTTGCGCTGCCTAGCTTCACCCTGCTTTCGTTGGTCTTGCTGGCACGTGTTGCGGTAGCACTGTCCATGGGCGCAGGAATCCTGCGTGACGGACAGATCTTCCGCGATCTTTGGTTGCTGCCCCTGCGCGACTGTTTCGGTCTGCTGCTATGGGCTTGGAGCTATGCCGGTGAAGATGTTTTGTGGCGTGGGGAACGCTTCCGTTTGAAGCAGGGCAAGCTCATCCGCGAATAA
- a CDS encoding enterotoxin, protein MPRMTLSAALLIASLIPCANAQTYRVGDAKIRAEIAVSNGHVQSLTIHDGLHPHTVAFAAPFRVTLADGTGYSSSDMVLEGKVSPITLAAHPNGSRMAERTVTRGVEAHLHSADGRIRVDWKVLSTASNYLRETVTLTAAKDDLPIRTVELLHWNDAGAKVVGTVKGSPIVSGNMFFGFEHPLSESAVKDGVASAWMTRTLPLKQGQSITYSAVFGTTREGQMRRDFLAYVERERAHPYRTFLHPNSWYDLGYFTPYDEATALNHIDAFGKELHDKRGVTLDSYLFDDGWDDHTSLWHFHPKDFPNGFTKVREETAKFGYAPGVWMSPWGGYSKPKKDRVNYGREQGYEIVDNGFALSGPKYYERFREVCLEMVRKYGINQFKFDGTGNADRVFPGSAFDSDFAAALALIEDLRKEKPDIYINLTTGTYPSPFWLRTADSIWRGGEDDDFAGVGNWREKWITYRDADTYQRVVQAGPLFPLNSLMLHGIIYAEKHKKLNVEYGESFHNEVRSYFGTGTQLQELYITPSLLSQQNWDDLAEAAKWSRANADVLKDTHWVGGDPVKLQVYGWAAWSAKKSILTLRNPSDKPQSITLDVAKVLEVPKGQAASFTAQSPWKKDASSAAAISGEHTFALQPFEVKTVVLTPKH, encoded by the coding sequence ATGCCGCGCATGACTTTGTCCGCCGCCCTGTTGATTGCTTCACTCATTCCCTGTGCCAACGCGCAAACCTATCGCGTGGGCGATGCCAAGATTCGCGCTGAAATTGCCGTGAGCAACGGGCATGTGCAGTCGTTGACGATTCATGACGGATTGCATCCTCACACGGTCGCATTCGCTGCTCCCTTTCGCGTGACGCTGGCCGATGGCACCGGCTACTCCTCAAGCGACATGGTGTTGGAGGGCAAGGTTTCTCCGATTACGCTTGCTGCGCATCCCAATGGTTCGCGCATGGCGGAACGCACGGTGACGCGTGGTGTGGAGGCGCATCTGCATTCGGCGGATGGACGGATTCGTGTGGATTGGAAAGTGTTGAGTACTGCCAGCAACTATCTGCGCGAAACAGTGACGCTGACAGCGGCGAAAGATGACTTGCCGATTCGCACCGTGGAGTTGCTGCACTGGAACGATGCCGGTGCGAAGGTGGTTGGCACGGTGAAGGGTTCGCCGATTGTCTCCGGCAATATGTTCTTCGGGTTTGAACATCCGTTGAGCGAGAGCGCGGTGAAAGATGGCGTGGCATCGGCATGGATGACGCGTACGTTGCCGCTGAAGCAGGGACAGTCGATTACGTATTCGGCTGTGTTCGGCACGACACGCGAAGGACAGATGCGCCGCGATTTTCTTGCGTACGTGGAGCGGGAGCGTGCGCATCCGTATCGCACGTTTCTGCACCCGAACTCCTGGTATGACCTGGGCTATTTCACTCCGTACGACGAAGCGACGGCGCTGAACCACATTGATGCGTTTGGAAAAGAACTGCATGACAAACGCGGTGTAACGCTGGACAGCTATCTGTTCGATGACGGATGGGACGATCACACATCACTGTGGCATTTTCATCCGAAGGATTTCCCAAACGGCTTCACCAAGGTGCGTGAGGAGACTGCGAAGTTTGGATATGCGCCCGGTGTGTGGATGAGTCCGTGGGGCGGTTACAGTAAGCCCAAGAAAGACCGCGTGAACTATGGCCGTGAACAGGGCTACGAAATTGTTGATAACGGTTTCGCGCTCTCAGGGCCGAAGTATTACGAACGCTTCAGGGAAGTGTGCCTGGAGATGGTGCGCAAGTATGGCATCAATCAGTTCAAGTTTGACGGCACTGGCAATGCCGACCGTGTGTTTCCCGGTAGCGCATTTGATTCTGACTTCGCAGCGGCGCTTGCGTTGATTGAAGATCTGCGTAAAGAGAAGCCGGATATCTACATCAACCTGACCACAGGCACCTATCCTTCACCGTTCTGGCTACGCACCGCGGACAGCATTTGGCGCGGTGGTGAAGATGATGACTTTGCGGGTGTGGGCAATTGGCGCGAGAAGTGGATTACGTATCGCGATGCGGACACGTATCAGCGCGTGGTGCAGGCGGGTCCGCTGTTTCCGCTGAATTCGTTGATGCTGCATGGCATCATCTACGCGGAGAAACATAAGAAGCTGAACGTGGAATATGGCGAGAGCTTCCACAATGAAGTACGCAGCTACTTTGGCACGGGAACGCAGTTGCAGGAGTTGTACATTACGCCGTCGTTGCTCTCGCAGCAGAACTGGGATGATCTTGCGGAAGCTGCGAAGTGGTCGCGTGCGAATGCGGATGTGTTGAAGGACACGCACTGGGTTGGCGGCGATCCGGTGAAACTACAAGTGTATGGATGGGCTGCATGGTCTGCGAAGAAGTCGATCCTGACGCTGCGTAATCCTAGCGATAAGCCGCAGAGCATCACGCTGGATGTGGCGAAGGTGCTGGAAGTTCCGAAGGGGCAGGCTGCATCGTTTACAGCCCAGAGTCCGTGGAAGAAGGATGCTTCTTCTGCTGCGGCGATCAGTGGTGAACACACGTTTGCTCTGCAGCCGTTTGAAGTGAAGACTGTGGTGCTTACACCGAAGCACTAA
- a CDS encoding ABC transporter permease: MTLADVKETIAISLDQLRANKLRSGLTVLGIVIGVLTVIIMSSVINGLNGQVNGIISQLGSNTLFVFRFEVFGKRPTLAELARKQLTYEDMMSLQDLPHVVAADAGLRYADFTFGGGGGMASAKAGTHKQDSVGLAGENFTSPEVNDWHIDRGRFFTQDEQNRAAKVVLLGHDTAEELFPDESPLGKEVTIPGMTATVIGTLEAVKGITPGKNPNDSYVYMPLTTFHNLHPEVLDYWISVKYDDAKNRSRVEEEIRERLRIRRKVTVDKDDNFVIFGSDSLSRLWAQLTDGLFLLMFALSSVGLMVGGVGVMNIMLVSVTERTREIGVRKAIGATKRTILLQFTLEAMVLCAVGGLIGISLGSLIALGMGLVVPSVLSSAWVIAAFTVSIGIGLVFGIYPAWKAANLNPIEALRYE; this comes from the coding sequence ATGACACTTGCAGACGTCAAAGAGACCATCGCCATCTCGCTCGATCAGTTGCGCGCCAACAAATTGCGCAGCGGCCTTACTGTTCTCGGCATTGTGATCGGTGTGCTCACCGTCATAATCATGTCATCCGTCATTAACGGACTCAACGGTCAGGTGAACGGCATCATCTCGCAGCTTGGATCGAACACGCTGTTCGTCTTCCGTTTTGAAGTTTTCGGTAAGCGTCCCACGCTGGCAGAACTGGCTCGCAAGCAGCTCACGTACGAAGACATGATGAGCCTGCAGGATCTGCCGCATGTCGTTGCTGCAGATGCGGGTCTCCGTTACGCAGACTTTACGTTTGGCGGCGGTGGCGGCATGGCTTCTGCTAAGGCAGGCACGCACAAACAGGACAGTGTAGGTCTCGCCGGCGAAAACTTCACCTCGCCTGAAGTCAACGATTGGCACATTGATCGCGGCCGTTTCTTCACGCAGGACGAGCAAAACCGGGCGGCCAAAGTGGTCCTGTTGGGACATGACACGGCAGAGGAACTCTTTCCAGATGAAAGTCCGCTCGGCAAGGAAGTGACGATCCCCGGTATGACCGCCACGGTCATCGGCACACTCGAAGCGGTGAAGGGGATCACGCCGGGTAAAAATCCCAACGACAGCTACGTCTACATGCCGCTCACCACATTCCACAATCTCCACCCGGAGGTGTTGGATTACTGGATCTCGGTGAAGTATGACGATGCGAAAAACCGCTCGCGGGTAGAAGAAGAGATTCGCGAACGACTCCGCATTCGCCGCAAAGTCACAGTCGATAAAGACGACAACTTCGTCATCTTCGGATCAGACTCGCTTTCGCGCCTGTGGGCACAGCTAACTGACGGTCTGTTCCTGCTGATGTTCGCGCTCTCCAGCGTCGGCCTGATGGTGGGCGGCGTCGGCGTCATGAACATCATGCTCGTCTCGGTCACAGAACGAACGCGCGAGATCGGTGTGCGTAAAGCCATCGGCGCAACAAAGCGAACCATCCTGTTGCAGTTCACGCTGGAAGCAATGGTGCTGTGTGCTGTCGGTGGATTGATCGGCATCTCGCTCGGATCGTTGATCGCGCTTGGAATGGGCCTGGTGGTGCCGTCGGTGTTGTCCAGCGCATGGGTCATCGCTGCATTTACCGTTTCCATCGGAATCGGACTTGTCTTCGGTATCTATCCCGCATGGAAAGCCGCGAATCTCAATCCCATTGAAGCTCTACGATACGAGTAA
- a CDS encoding ABC transporter permease, with protein MHWSEALKLALQSLWVNKLRTVLTLLGVVIGVAAVITVVTLVNGANAYVDQKLNTYGSDVFTLGKQPGLITSYAEFQKYNRRRNISLDDYRYVRDNCQRCKEVGAAYSTNSNSVKYANETGTSVSIRGWTPNMPDINNINIVQGRMFTSVEDERATPVAVVGSDIQENLLKGEDPIGKVITVDGMPYTVIGLGEKQGKTLGASQDNYVILPITTMQRIYSSHYSNTIYVKGPGSGPVLEETAEEVRTLMRSIRHDRLGEEDSFSLELNNSFLALVHTVTSLFGAIAIPVAAISLIVGGIVIMNIMLVSVTERTREIGIRKALGAKRRDVLLQFVIESGLMATAGGILGVLTGVAIGFAISTVAGFPMSVAWWSVIVGLFVSTSVGIFFGVYPARKAAMLDPITALRAD; from the coding sequence ATGCATTGGTCTGAGGCGCTGAAACTGGCGCTGCAATCTTTGTGGGTGAACAAACTGCGCACCGTGCTCACGTTGCTGGGCGTGGTCATTGGCGTGGCCGCTGTTATTACCGTCGTGACGCTGGTGAACGGCGCAAACGCCTATGTCGATCAAAAGCTGAACACCTACGGCTCTGACGTGTTCACGCTGGGCAAGCAGCCCGGATTGATCACCAGCTACGCGGAGTTTCAGAAGTACAACCGCCGTCGCAATATCTCGCTGGACGACTATCGCTACGTTCGCGACAACTGCCAGCGTTGCAAAGAAGTCGGTGCAGCCTATTCGACCAATTCCAACTCGGTGAAGTATGCCAATGAGACCGGCACCAGCGTCTCCATCCGCGGGTGGACGCCGAACATGCCGGACATCAACAACATCAACATTGTGCAAGGCCGTATGTTCACCTCGGTTGAGGATGAACGTGCCACACCGGTTGCCGTTGTCGGTAGCGACATTCAGGAAAACCTGCTCAAAGGCGAAGATCCCATCGGCAAGGTCATCACGGTCGACGGCATGCCGTACACCGTCATCGGCTTGGGTGAAAAGCAGGGAAAGACGCTTGGCGCAAGCCAGGACAACTACGTCATCCTGCCCATCACCACCATGCAGCGCATCTATAGCTCGCATTACAGCAACACGATTTATGTGAAGGGACCGGGCTCCGGTCCTGTGCTGGAAGAGACAGCGGAAGAAGTGCGCACACTGATGCGCTCCATCCGTCACGATCGTTTGGGCGAAGAGGACAGCTTCTCACTGGAGTTAAACAACTCCTTCCTCGCGCTGGTACATACGGTCACATCGCTCTTCGGCGCCATCGCCATTCCCGTTGCAGCCATTTCGTTGATCGTCGGCGGCATCGTCATCATGAACATCATGCTGGTCAGCGTGACGGAACGTACGCGTGAAATCGGCATACGCAAAGCGCTGGGAGCCAAGCGCCGCGACGTGCTGTTGCAGTTTGTGATTGAGAGCGGCCTTATGGCCACCGCCGGTGGCATCCTCGGCGTATTGACGGGTGTGGCCATCGGCTTCGCCATCTCCACAGTGGCCGGCTTCCCCATGAGCGTCGCGTGGTGGAGTGTCATCGTGGGTCTTTTTGTCAGCACCAGCGTTGGCATCTTCTTTGGCGTGTATCCCGCACGTAAAGCGGCCATGCTCGATCCCATCACGGCTCTGAGGGCGGACTAA
- a CDS encoding MBL fold metallo-hydrolase: MALLKPAETKDGIYLNPVPTEVGATKHFPQMLRRLIMGKEERVPRKPLGPFRTDLATFARPPVSGLRVTWLGHSSLLLEIDGTTLLTDPVFSLRTSMVQWFGPKRFFAPPLSIAELPKLDAVLLTHDHYDHLDKNAVLQLQERTPLFVCSMGVGGLLRKWGIAAEKIHEMQWTDSFTVPSASPTPLTLTALPARHFSGRGLKRFETLWSSFVLKTEHHNLYHGADSGYWPGYRKIGEAYGPFDLAMLEVGAFDPLWDQIHLGPDNAMKAALDLRAKVLMPIHWGLFSLAFHDWFQPPERITKLATDAGLPLWMPEPGEPTDFAGEARNSLWWRRYCSTVPSPNEHADEAASKVAIRV; encoded by the coding sequence ATGGCACTTCTGAAACCGGCCGAAACCAAAGACGGTATCTACCTGAACCCCGTCCCCACGGAAGTGGGCGCGACGAAGCATTTCCCGCAGATGTTGCGGCGCCTGATCATGGGCAAGGAAGAGCGCGTTCCCCGGAAGCCGCTGGGACCGTTCCGCACCGACCTGGCTACCTTTGCACGACCGCCGGTATCCGGCCTGCGCGTGACGTGGCTGGGGCACTCGTCCCTGCTGCTGGAAATTGACGGCACCACACTGCTGACGGACCCCGTCTTCTCCCTGCGCACGTCCATGGTGCAGTGGTTCGGGCCGAAGCGATTCTTCGCACCGCCGCTGAGCATTGCGGAGCTGCCAAAGCTTGACGCCGTTCTGCTGACCCACGACCACTACGACCACCTGGATAAGAATGCTGTGTTGCAGTTACAGGAACGCACACCGCTGTTCGTTTGTTCCATGGGCGTGGGCGGACTGCTGCGGAAGTGGGGCATTGCCGCGGAAAAAATTCATGAGATGCAGTGGACGGACAGCTTCACCGTACCTTCCGCATCGCCAACGCCGCTGACGCTGACGGCGCTGCCGGCGCGCCACTTCTCCGGGCGTGGATTGAAGCGGTTTGAGACGCTTTGGTCTTCGTTTGTGCTGAAGACGGAGCACCACAACCTGTACCACGGCGCGGATTCAGGCTACTGGCCTGGCTACCGGAAGATTGGCGAGGCGTACGGCCCGTTTGATCTGGCCATGCTGGAGGTGGGTGCGTTTGATCCGTTGTGGGACCAGATTCATCTTGGCCCCGACAATGCGATGAAGGCAGCGCTGGACCTGCGTGCCAAGGTGTTGATGCCGATTCACTGGGGCCTGTTCAGCCTGGCCTTCCACGACTGGTTTCAGCCGCCGGAACGGATTACCAAGCTGGCCACAGATGCCGGGCTTCCCTTGTGGATGCCCGAGCCGGGTGAGCCCACGGATTTTGCTGGCGAGGCACGTAATTCGCTTTGGTGGCGACGCTATTGCTCCACCGTTCCTTCCCCCAACGAGCATGCGGACGAGGCAGCGAGTAAAGTTGCCATTCGCGTTTAA
- a CDS encoding ABC transporter permease has protein sequence MHNIFLIARREYLERVRTKGFMIATILIPLLMGGGIAASILIAKHTKSSSHIVIVSQDLALATDVQNQLDDDTDHNMQLNVIAPPTVNTRTTLLRELKAKDIDGYLWITPATVQGQKPSIEYKQGSSADLATRNTVRDALGKVFTRERLMQQGMSSSDVKTLMAPIDMSSSNEQQDDTGANFAGAYVLFFLMYMVIMLYGMNVARSIIEEKTSRVFEVMLATVKPGEMMAGKVIGVGSVGLTQVSLWMLAAVILTATPLMAHLLGGGTHISISLEQVCFFIVYFLLGYLLYSAMAAALGAMTNSEQELQQLNMFLVMPLAACMISLPLVLNAPQNIWSRVLSLVPFFSPLLMYMRISVSPVPWYEIAASIVLMSLAIYAVLWVASRIYRVGILMYGKKPNLPEILRWLKYS, from the coding sequence ATGCATAACATTTTCCTCATCGCCCGCCGCGAATACCTGGAACGTGTGCGCACCAAGGGATTCATGATTGCCACCATCCTGATCCCGCTGCTCATGGGCGGCGGTATTGCGGCGTCAATCCTCATCGCGAAGCACACCAAGTCGTCATCGCACATCGTCATCGTGTCTCAGGATCTTGCACTTGCAACCGATGTGCAGAACCAGTTGGACGACGACACCGATCACAACATGCAACTCAACGTCATCGCTCCGCCCACCGTGAACACGCGGACGACACTGCTGCGCGAGTTGAAGGCCAAAGACATTGATGGCTACCTGTGGATCACTCCCGCAACAGTGCAGGGGCAGAAACCGTCCATTGAGTACAAGCAGGGATCCTCTGCCGATCTGGCCACGCGCAACACCGTGCGCGATGCACTTGGCAAAGTATTTACGCGCGAGCGATTAATGCAGCAGGGCATGAGCTCCTCTGATGTGAAGACGCTGATGGCGCCCATCGACATGAGTTCTTCCAATGAACAGCAGGACGATACCGGCGCAAACTTCGCCGGTGCGTACGTTCTCTTCTTCCTCATGTACATGGTCATCATGCTGTACGGCATGAACGTGGCGCGCTCCATCATTGAAGAGAAAACATCGCGCGTATTTGAAGTGATGCTGGCCACCGTGAAGCCGGGCGAGATGATGGCCGGTAAGGTTATCGGCGTTGGCTCTGTGGGCCTCACGCAGGTTTCGTTGTGGATGCTCGCAGCCGTCATCCTTACCGCAACACCACTCATGGCGCATCTGCTGGGCGGTGGCACACACATCTCCATCTCGCTGGAGCAGGTGTGCTTCTTCATCGTGTACTTCCTGCTCGGTTATCTGTTGTATTCGGCAATGGCCGCCGCGCTCGGCGCTATGACGAATTCTGAGCAGGAACTGCAGCAGTTGAACATGTTCCTGGTGATGCCGCTGGCAGCATGCATGATCTCGTTGCCGCTGGTTCTGAACGCGCCGCAGAACATCTGGTCGCGGGTGCTTTCACTGGTGCCGTTCTTCTCACCGCTGCTCATGTACATGCGCATCTCGGTTTCGCCGGTGCCCTGGTATGAGATTGCAGCGTCCATCGTGCTGATGTCGCTCGCCATCTACGCCGTTCTGTGGGTCGCAAGCCGCATCTACCGCGTCGGCATCCTCATGTACGGCAAAAAGCCAAACCTGCCGGAGATTCTGCGCTGGTTGAAGTACAGCTAA
- a CDS encoding ABC transporter ATP-binding protein: MPTVQLNNIRKVYDTKVAVEGLTLSIEPGQMFGLLGPNGSGKTSSIRMMIGITVPDSGTVELFNKPFNRNLLERVGYLPEERGLYKKMNVLEQIIFMGQLRGLSATEAEKRGKAWAERLQITEALPKKTEELSKGMQQKIQFITTLIHEPDLIIMDEPFSGLDPVNGALLQDTLLELRNAGKAILFSTHRMDQVEKMCDAIAIIYRGKLVLEGTMREIKQEYPRNRVDVVFEGDDSFLNNPEAEEVNRYGNGVASLKLRGHQPDAQPLLAEAVARGTRITRFEVKEPTLEEIFIERVGGSTNA, translated from the coding sequence ATGCCTACCGTTCAACTCAACAACATCCGCAAGGTGTATGACACGAAGGTCGCTGTCGAAGGCCTCACGCTGTCCATTGAGCCGGGCCAGATGTTCGGCCTGCTGGGACCGAATGGCAGCGGCAAAACATCGTCCATCCGTATGATGATCGGCATCACCGTTCCCGATAGCGGCACGGTGGAACTGTTCAACAAGCCCTTCAATCGCAATCTGCTGGAGCGCGTCGGTTATCTGCCGGAAGAGCGCGGCTTGTACAAGAAGATGAACGTTCTGGAGCAGATCATCTTCATGGGGCAGCTGCGCGGCCTGAGCGCAACGGAAGCTGAGAAGCGCGGCAAGGCATGGGCCGAACGTCTGCAGATCACTGAAGCGTTGCCTAAGAAGACAGAAGAGCTGTCGAAGGGCATGCAGCAGAAGATTCAGTTCATCACCACGCTCATCCATGAACCGGACCTCATCATCATGGACGAGCCGTTCAGCGGCCTCGATCCAGTAAACGGCGCGCTGCTGCAGGACACGCTGCTGGAACTGCGCAATGCAGGCAAGGCGATTCTGTTTTCCACGCACCGCATGGACCAGGTGGAAAAGATGTGCGACGCCATCGCCATCATCTATCGCGGCAAGCTGGTGCTGGAAGGCACCATGCGCGAAATCAAGCAGGAGTATCCGCGCAATCGCGTGGACGTAGTTTTCGAGGGCGATGACAGCTTCCTGAACAATCCTGAAGCGGAAGAAGTCAATCGCTACGGAAATGGTGTGGCATCGCTGAAACTTCGCGGCCACCAGCCCGATGCGCAGCCGCTGCTTGCGGAAGCCGTTGCACGTGGCACGCGCATCACGCGTTTTGAAGTGAAGGAGCCCACGCTGGAAGAGATTTTCATTGAGCGTGTGGGAGGCAGCACCAATGCATAA
- a CDS encoding tautomerase family protein, with product MPIINIQMLGSATAEQKAQIVEEITNTMVNILGKNPQNTHIIFNEKSAEDWGHAGELVANRKK from the coding sequence ATGCCAATCATCAACATTCAAATGCTCGGAAGCGCTACTGCTGAGCAGAAGGCCCAGATCGTAGAGGAGATCACCAACACCATGGTGAACATCCTCGGCAAGAACCCGCAGAACACACACATCATCTTCAACGAAAAGAGTGCGGAAGACTGGGGCCACGCGGGCGAGCTCGTCGCGAACCGGAAGAAGTAA